AGATTTTGCTGCCAAAGaagttattaaaaatctttttgtttcCAGACATTTGGGGATTGATTATTTTAGAACTGGAGACAGTGGATTGTGGACTTATATTTACCAGGTGCCCATACGCTGCCAAGCCCTGGGCTAGGCTCCAGGGATAGACGTGAACATTCCTTCTCTCAGAACGATCCTGCAAGGTGATATGTCCCCTACTCTCCCttgaaaaaggaaagacagaCAAAACTGTGGAAGTTGGGTTACTGTCTCCTCTGAATGATGCTGTGTAGGTTTGTTTCTGCCTCACCAGAATCTCCCGAGTTTTCTGAGCATCCGTATGCATAGAAGGGTGACACGGGGACATTAAGGACACTAATATTCTGTCTGATTCGCTTTATAATAATGTTGGGTTCACTGTTAGGTCAAACATCAACATTTCCATGTGATGAGTGTGTAGAAAATCTCATCAAAGTAGAATATCTATTAAAATGTTGTGTAGGAACAGCTATGCGGAGCTTAGATCGATAGGGTTAGAGCATTTTATGATCTTGGAACAGAGACTCAGAATTACATTTTATGAACCATCTAACTTATTGACAAGTAGGAAGGAGCAGAATCTTCCCAAGGGAGAGAAGTCATTTTTCCTTGTAGAACAGAGCCTACGTCTCTGCTGAACGTTTTGGAATCAGGGATGGTCTGCAAAGTAAAGCTACACagaaatcatttgaaaaatgattcCGTTTTAGAGTTTGTTGAAAGCAGAAAGCAGTGTAACACGAATGGGTATTAAGTTTGGGTCTAAACAGGTAggcttaagatttttaaaatttatgaaatttatttagCTAAAAGCAAAACTGCAAGCGCCTACAGAGTCCTTCAGTCGTGGGGCTGAGAGACAATGTCCTACTTCCTGGAGACTTCCCACGTGAAGGCTTTGCTCCCCAGATGAGCATTTCCTTGTATAGATTCTTTGGAAGTTGATAATTATTCCAATTATGCTACTATAGCCCAAACACCTAGCTCCTCTTCTGCAACTCCCTGCACAGCCATGTTTATGAATAATGAAAGAAAGGTTTGGAGGGGGGTGTTTCCCTCTTACATCATACGTTAAACGAGAATAATAATGTTCTAGCTATTCATCCTCTCCTGACTCAATGGactttcagttgtttttttgAAAACACCACATTCTCTTTCCTAGAAAGAAAATGCAACATGATagggatatttaaaaaatttatgttcacaagATCTTAATGTACTTCTGGAAGAGATATTCTAAAAATATGCTGAGCAATAACAATATCAAGGTGAATGCATAGTCTCTAAGCGGTTACTCATGAGGAGAGTAATATCCAAATGGCGGCAGCTGCTCGTTAAAAAGCAGATCTCATTCTCAGTCACATTTTATAGGGTAAACACAagactgtttaaaagaaaatgctgCCATATTAAGGACGGAAAATGCAGAGAAACAAGAACTATAAACTCTGGGTGGGAGGGAAATTAATACAAAGTCTTTGGGGGACAATTTGACAATCTCTTATCAAAATTTATAAGGCACAGACCCTTCAATCTAGCAGTTCCATATACAAGATTTTATCCTACAGATATTATCTGTACAAGATATGCATAGAAGactgttcattgtagcattgttTATGCTTGTGAAGGGacagaaacagcctaaatgtccttAATAAGAAACTCACTCAACAGTCATATATCCATTctgtgcagccattaaaaatgattcaGTGAATTCACATGTGCTGCTGTGCACATGTGTTTTCCAAGacagtaattttaaaaggtagggtacaaaatacacacacacacacacacacacacacacacacacacactcactggtATACAGGTAGAACATTACTGGAAGAATTTCACGAGAAACTCTTTAACAGTGGTTATTTTGGAAAATTAGGGTAGGTGGTAAATTCTTCATTGCATACCCATTGAtgtgtctgatttcttttttgttttatgatgaacttgtattgaatttttaatataaaattttaatttcctaaCAAACCTATTACTTTCCTCTAAACACAATGAAGGCTGGAATCCAGATACCAGATATTCGGAGCATTTTCTGCAGGAAGCAAAACTACTCCACTGGAATGGAAGACAtaaaccttgggacttccctagtgttCACAACGACTTATGGGAGAGCTGGTTTGTTCCTGACCCTGCAGGGATATTTAAACTCCATCATCCCAACAGCTGATATAACacgacattttaaatatttcctgtatAAATAATGTGGAATTGTCCATTTGTAGCCTACTATACCACCGTTCTTTATGAACAGTACCTTTGATACAAATgatccacaaaaacaaaaaaccctactgTGTACAAATAGTACCTTGAATCATATCGGTATTGATTTACTTCCTTAAGCACAAGTGGCAATTATAGAAGATAATGTGAGTGAAACATGCTATTGGGAAGAAATAAACCCAGATAGATTTCAGCAATCAATTTGCTTAACTCTGAATGAAAATTATAGccacaaatttaaaacatttctaaatatatttttcacatgtagattttttttttttttttaaatttttccgaacgcgcaggctcagtggccatggctcatgggcccagccgctctgcggcatgtgggatcttcccggaccagggcacgaacccatgtcccctgcattggcaggcggactctcaaccactgcgccaccagggaagccctcacatgtAGATATTTTTTAACAGGTTGTCAGTCTTGTCTTGGGTAGAAcaatatattacatttaaaacatgaaatgtctaaaaaaaaataaaatattcatagatttttaatgattttaattatatattattctaCATGTTAAATATAGTAGAAGACAAACTGATCTCAGGTTAACGAGGGGAAAGAATACCAGTAAGTCTTACTAAAGAAGACAATGCAACTTAAGGATAatcatattcaatattttttattgtaaaaaccatcagattttcaaatgaatttaaaaactttttaaatattatttaatgaaaaaGTCTCATATTGTTGTATATAGGGTATATCAACATTTACTGTTCATCTGtcatatttaatgaaaaacacCATTATTGTATgcttgaaaaaaatcttcaaacccATTCTCTAGTGCGTGTCCATCATAATTTAAAAGGTATTttctccactaaaaaaaaaaatctatgtaaggCTCTAATTGTTAAAAACCAAAGCAATACCTAGTTACATGCTTTACAGAgtcccaggaaaaaaataattaaattgttcCTATCCCTGATGCAAGGCACTTCAAAGCACCTGCACAAAACATCCATGTAAACAGCAGTACAGTACGTGATTTAAATAACACGAATGACTTTTACACAGCTTTACCTagactaaaggaaaaataaaatccatcagAGCTATAGCTACAAAGTCATGGTAAGATTCACAACAATAATTTGTATCTCTTATTACAAAAAAAACCAGGCCATATaaccttttagaaaaaaaaacaaaacctcataaatattttcatatcaagAAACAGCATGCTCCCTGGGTAGGTATAAAATCAGAATATTCAGAAGTGATCAGGAGTAAATGCAACTGGCATTTCTGAATACCCAGCTTTGATATCCACCAGGCCCAGTAGTCTGGACTATTTGTAGCACCATGGAAAATGCATTAGAAAATCACAAAGGTACATTACTTCAAAGTAACCTGGCCATGAGGTTCACTTAGTCCACAGTAACAAAGAGCAATGATgaagagaaagaattttttaaaattactggctTATTCAATTTACCTAGCAAGAAAAATCCTGTATTATTTTAGTACATCTCATGTACATAAAGCACCAGTTTAAATAAGATTATCAAACACCTCCAGCATCTTGTTACTCAGTCTGAAAGTTCATTTCTCATCATTTCCATGTTACATGCTTAAAGCCAAGGAGGATAAAATTTGAATGGTGATAGATACTGAGAGAGAAATTCAGTTCCTTCCCTATCAAATGTATGTCTCTCAAGTAAAACACAGATGAAGTAGCAAATTTAAAAGGTCTTCTGCACTCTCTGGAACTTAACCATCCCAGCAGAATAGTGTCTGCCTACTAGAGGACCAACACATGGGGGTGAGAGGGCCAAAGCCAGGGCTCATGGCCCTGACATGTAAGGCCGGGTTAGCCTTGCTGCTGCAAGGCCATACTCCCCATTTCTACTACCAAGCAACTCTCAGAAATGCTCACCCCTGGTAAAGCAAGGAGGTCTGAGTGCGAATACAACTCAGGAAGCCCATCAAACACCACTAAAAACTACCAAATGAGACTCCACTGAGGGTTAACCTCACAGATGAAAATCAGCACATTTGCCTCTTTACCAGTGGGAATCTTATCAGCACGCCCTTCTTACGCATGAAAGGGATAACGGTGCGTCTAAGTTTATGCACAGTTAATAATCAAGTGTAAATATGcagactcatttttaaattacaggTTAAAAATGACTCCCAAAAGGAAATCAATTTCTTCATAAATGAAAGATAGTTTATAAAAAGCTGGAATGATGATTAATTCCAATACAAAAACTCATACACAAAAAAACTCTACTTTCTCCTTCCAAAGTACTTAGGTCCGTAAGTAGTTCTACTGTACCATGATTACATCACCAgagtaaaatatgaataaaatacttcAGTTAACAAACCACTTTGAGGTGGTGTCAAGAGGGCCACTTCTTGACAACTGCATTAAAACTGCAGCATTTAAGCAGGGCAGAGAAACACCATTCTTAAGCAtggtttccttcttcctgttcttgCATCCCACAGTGATTATTAAAGGAAGGAATCTGGTCTGTAAATGACTGGGTCATCCACTGCCCATTTGGAATGTCACTGAAAGTTGATCCTCCACTGTCAGCTGCTGGCAggagggggggggaaggggggaagaatGTTAGTTTACTCTATCTGAAAGCTTTAAATGATCTAATTAGGTGATTTTAACGGTCCAGTGAAGGAGAGCTGTTATTAAAATAGTTAAGCAAGCTTCTTGAATACAATTGTaaatttctattctattttaagATATGGACTGATAAATCCTCATTTGTTATCCAAGGAGGGAAATGCACTTAGGATGACTTAGAGTCAGTGACTTAAAGAAAATGAGCTGTAAAAGCTTGTGAAGTTAAACACCAAATAACAATCGAATTTTCACTCTAAGTCACTAAATAGATTTTTGTATTTCCGTTCCCATTCTTCAGGAATTTACTCTCTCTAAAAAAACTTCTTTCCCCAATCCTGGCAAAACCAAGtctttgaaagaaacaaacagatggaggggaCATACTCAGCCCATCTGAAGAGAAGCTGCAAGGTTCACTACCGCACGGATTTTCACTATAAGCACCACCGTACGCTGCTTCATAACCCGGATcatacttttcttccttcacagccaTCTTCTTTGCATCCTCTGTGAGAAGGGTAAAAGGGATTTAAAACTGATTTTGTATAACAATTTTGAAGATAGCTTTATTCAAAAAACATTATCGTGAACAAATCTTTTTCTTGAATGTCACATCTGAGACACAACTTTCGCTTTAAACTCTTTGTAACATAAACCAAATTAACTCATAAAAGCTGTCAAAACCTATTAGATTTAATTTGAGGTGAGCTGCACTGTTTCTTGGCTCCTAGACATCTGCAGGAGCGCCCAGATGAGACAGGAAGTCCTTGGGAAAAGGATTTTAATAGTGACTAACACCTGTTATCAGAGCACTCTGGGTGctaatataattgttttcttcGCTCCTGCTTAATTTAAAATTCACAGCATACTTTCTATAATGTAGATATACATGAAACAAACAACAGGAGTGACAGTGGTAACATACCTTGGGCTAGCTGCAGGTCAAATGTATATTGCACCTCTTGGACGTCTGTGTTTCGCTCAATGCCTTTCAACTGATCTCTTAAGTCTTTCAGCTTAATGTAGTAATGAACTTTGTCCTGGGCTCGAGGAAACTGAGCACATCTTGCACTGGATGATGGCATAACATAGCAGAGCTAGAATCATAACATTTTGTAGTTATAGAAATCTTACAATTCTATTGAATCCACTCATCTTGAGATTAGAAAATCTTTCTTTCGGTTAATAACTTGatacttatataaatatatgcaaaatcaataaaactagctGTGTTTGAGTTCAAATTTGTAATATTTGCTTAGTACAAAGTCAGTAAATCAAAAACAATGAGGCTTCCCGCCTCCCCCAGTGTTCGTACAAAACGACATATAAGTATACAATGAAAAGTCTTTCCTCTAAATTCTGTTTCTATCCACGTAGTTCTCTTTTCCAAGGGCAATCAATTGCTAGTTCCAGAGGTTTTCCATGAATATACAATCAAATAAATGTATCTGATATATGTACTCTCCCTCACcccttttaaaaacacacaaatggtAACATGCTCTATTCCCTATCCTGCACCCTGCTTTTTTTACTCAACAATGTATCTCAGAGATAATTCTGTATCAAATTCAGTATCAGGTGTCTATATCAGAGTAAAACAagcttccttttttatagctgtgtaGTAGTTTCATAATTTAACCAGAGCCCacctgtgggcatttaggttgtttccaatcttttaaTATTATAAGCTGTAGTAAAAAACCttgtatatatttacttttgaatATGTGTGAGTCTATCtgttggataaattcctagaagtggaatggctAGGAAGAAAGATATTTGCATTTATCATTTTGGATGATGATGACAAATTGTCCTTCACAGAGCATAAAATCTATCAGGATATTTATATCTTACATAAAAGAGTGAGGCTGCTGAATTTTGGACTTTCCAGTTGcaagtttttacaatttttaaattggcCTCTATACCAtatattacaggaaaaaaacaaaccgttattgacttacatttttttgtttatgcAGCATTTAGAAAATCCTGATTCAGAAAGATATGTAGGTGCAAACGCTACCAGGTTTTGTAACAGCACATTTTCCAAGCTCAAGATAGTCTTCAATTAAAGTGATCCAGAAACTTGAAAAAGTAGATTTTTTCAAAGCTGGATCACTAATATCATCAATAACTCTGAATACTTCAtgataaagaataaattttataagATAAATGCACTCACAGATTattgtaagagctaaaactacctATCTTGATATGATTCAGGTTCACTTTTTATTGCACTACTATGATCACACATCTAAGAGACACACCTGAGCCTCATCTGGCATTTAAGGGACAATAATGCAGTACTTTATAGTAAGTAGTGAACTCATCTGTACAATTTTACCCAAGTAGACAAGGGTAGGCTGCAATTTAAAGAATGACCAGTGCTACAACCTACTTTATCAATCACGTATtagttaaaaacagaagaaatttaaaaagaagttaaaatatatattggtgGCAGAAACTTTATTCTGAGGTCTCCACAAAAACTTGTCAGCACGTTGGCTTCTCGTCATTTAAAATGCTGTCTATAACACAGAGgtctgtgcatgtgtatttttattttaaaagttgtaaacAAAACTTAAAACTATATTTAAGAAGCAAACTTTGAATCAAATGCCTGCATAAACTCCACAGAAATTATAGTTTGAAAACCAATGTGTTATCTCATGATGCCTTTATGTATAAAGACAATAGCACCAAATGCCAGTCAGGTTGGCTGGATGCCTGTCTGCAATGGGGCTGTTCTGTTTATATGGCTCTAACATGAGATTGGGCCAGGATATATAAACGGGGGGTGATTAGCAGTTTCACTAATCGGGATCATGTCTATATTTACATGTTTGTTTCACAACTGAATAAGGGCTAACCCACTTGGAATTTGACAAGAATATgccattaaatatattttgaatgagcTTGTGAGCCAGCTCCTCTTGATATTTTAGCCCAATAACATAACTAACATAATGTCATAAAGACATTTATCtgacaaatgtttctttttcGAATAAAACTATAACAGTATCTGAATTAATTTGCAACCATTACTTCAAGTTGATATGTAGATATTATTCCACaaaatacagtgttttttttttcacggcataaattaaaaatggacagaacaaaTAAAAGGGGGAAACTAGCTAGAGAAAATTCatatttagttgatttacaaatgtAGTTTTAAGGACTTACCGTTTCTGTGTCTGGTATCTTATGCGGTTGAAGTCCAAATTCTAAGTTCTTAACTTTTACTCCAAAAACTTCCTTActaaaaatttcataaataccTAAAATGAAATACAAGCATATTTACATTGCCCATAATGttagcaaagaaaaaagataaaatttaaaagtaaatcttaCATTTTCCATTAAACACTGCTATTCGTGGCTGATATTTCTGTAATTTCTGCACTAGAATACGTCCTCCTTCACGAACTTCTTTACTAAA
The Globicephala melas chromosome 10, mGloMel1.2, whole genome shotgun sequence genome window above contains:
- the TDG gene encoding G/T mismatch-specific thymine DNA glycosylase isoform X4; its protein translation is MKCYGKALRMTKSRPLWVILCPWCLSTETPKGRKRKPRKTEPKTPVEPKKPAEAKKSGKSTKSKEKQEKITDTFKVKRKVDRFNGVSEAELLTKTLPDILTFNLDIVIIGINPGLMAAYKGHHYPGPGNHFWKCLFMSGLSEVQLNHMDDHTLPGKYGIGFTNMVERTTPGSKDLSSKEVREGGRILVQKLQKYQPRIAVFNGKCIYEIFSKEVFGVKVKNLEFGLQPHKIPDTETLCYVMPSSSARCAQFPRAQDKVHYYIKLKDLRDQLKGIERNTDVQEVQYTFDLQLAQEDAKKMAVKEEKYDPGYEAAYGGAYSENPCGSEPCSFSSDGLTADSGGSTFSDIPNGQWMTQSFTDQIPSFNNHCGMQEQEEGNHA
- the TDG gene encoding G/T mismatch-specific thymine DNA glycosylase isoform X3, translating into MMAEVPMAVMNEQEMPEVPAPAPAQEATQETPKGRKRKPRKTEPKTPVEPKKPAEAKKSGKSTKSKEKQEKITDTFKVKRKVDRFNGVSEAELLTKTLPDILTFNLDIVIIGINPGLMAAYKGHHYPGPGNHFWKCLFMSGLSEVQLNHMDDHTLPGKYGIGFTNMVERTTPGSKDLSSKEVREGGRILVQKLQKYQPRIAVFNGKCIYEIFSKEVFGVKVKNLEFGLQPHKIPDTETLCYVMPSSSARCAQFPRAQDKVHYYIKLKDLRDQLKGIERNTDVQEVQYTFDLQLAQEDAKKMAVKEEKYDPGYEAAYGGAYSENPCGSEPCSFSSDGLTADSGGSTFSDIPNGQWMTQSFTDQIPSFNNHCGMQEQEEGNHA
- the TDG gene encoding G/T mismatch-specific thymine DNA glycosylase isoform X2, which translates into the protein MEAENAGSCPLQHAQAFYTFPFQQMMAEVPMAVMNEQEMPEVPAPAPAQEATQETPKGRKRKPRKTEPKTPVEPKKPAEAKKSGKSTKSKEKQEKITDTFKVKRKVDRFNGVSEAELLTKTLPDILTFNLDIVIIGINPGLMAAYKGHHYPGPGNHFWKCLFMSGLSEVQLNHMDDHTLPGKYGIGFTNMVERTTPGSKDLSSKEVREGGRILVQKLQKYQPRIAVFNGKCIYEIFSKEVFGVKVKNLEFGLQPHKIPDTETLCYVMPSSSARCAQFPRAQDKVHYYIKLKDLRDQLKGIERNTDVQEVQYTFDLQLAQEDAKKMAVKEEKYDPGYEAAYGGAYSENPCGSEPCSFSSDGLTDSGGSTFSDIPNGQWMTQSFTDQIPSFNNHCGMQEQEEGNHA
- the TDG gene encoding G/T mismatch-specific thymine DNA glycosylase isoform X1, yielding MEAENAGSCPLQHAQAFYTFPFQQMMAEVPMAVMNEQEMPEVPAPAPAQEATQETPKGRKRKPRKTEPKTPVEPKKPAEAKKSGKSTKSKEKQEKITDTFKVKRKVDRFNGVSEAELLTKTLPDILTFNLDIVIIGINPGLMAAYKGHHYPGPGNHFWKCLFMSGLSEVQLNHMDDHTLPGKYGIGFTNMVERTTPGSKDLSSKEVREGGRILVQKLQKYQPRIAVFNGKCIYEIFSKEVFGVKVKNLEFGLQPHKIPDTETLCYVMPSSSARCAQFPRAQDKVHYYIKLKDLRDQLKGIERNTDVQEVQYTFDLQLAQEDAKKMAVKEEKYDPGYEAAYGGAYSENPCGSEPCSFSSDGLTADSGGSTFSDIPNGQWMTQSFTDQIPSFNNHCGMQEQEEGNHA